Below is a window of Terriglobales bacterium DNA.
TCGGAAGCGGTCGCCAACATTCTGACAATCGCCTTGTCGCAGCGGAGCTGCATTTCTTTCAGGATCTTCGCTCCGTCCACATCGGAGCTTACGGAGTAGAGGGCCACACTCGTCTTCCCATCTTTCATCTTGGTGTTGAGAAATGCGGTGACGAGAGCCGTCGCCATTTGCCGGAGTGTTCCACCTTTTTGCTCCGTGCAGACAAGTTCGACGGCCTCAGTGACCTCGCCGAGGTGACGTTTCAAGGTAGCCTGTAACAGTGCGCTCTTATTAGGGAAATATTGATATAGGGTCCCGACCGACACGCCGGCACGCAACGCCACCTTGGTCGTGGTCAACCGCTCCTTTCCCACCTGGAGCAAAACCTGAATAGTGGCCTCGAGAATCGCGTCCATGCTTGCGGCCGAACGGGCCTGGACTGGCGATTTACGCGGCTCCAAGAGTGCTGCTGAACGGCGCGGCAAATACGAACTCCCAACCTGAAGCTTCCTTCATCTGATGACAGGTAGACAAACTTACTACAATTTACGACGGAGTAGGAGAAACAGAATGACGAACCAAATTGACCTTGTAGGCAGCTTCAAGCTCCCCGGCACTTCGATGAATTTGAACCGCATGGGATATGGCGCGATGCAACTTGCCGGTCCGCAGGTGTGGGGACCGCCGCGCGATGTTGACGCCGCCATCGCTGTGTTGCGCGAGGCTGTTGCCTCGGGAGTGAACCACATCGATACCAGTGACTACTACGGTCCGCATGTGACCAATCAGATTATTAAGCAGGCGCTTCATCCTTATCCGGATGATCTCGTGATCGTCACCAAAGTAGGCGCTCGCCGCGCTGAAGACAAGTCCTGGCCTCACGCTCTTTCGCGTCAAGAACTGATCGCAGCCGTTCATGACAATCTCAAAAATCTTGGACTCGAGACGCTCGATGTCGTCAATCTTCGGGTTGGCGGATTCATGGAACCAATAGAAGGATCCATCGAAGGACCGCTCACCGTCTTGGCCGAACTCAAGCGGCAGGGACTGATTCGTCAACTAGGCCTGAGTAATGTCAGTCGTAAGCAGTTGGCCGAAGCTCAGAGAATTACAGAGATCGTCTGCATACAGAATTCTTACAACTTGGCTCACCGCAACGATGACAGTTTCATCGACGACCTCGCGCAGCAAGGCATTGCGTACGTACCGTTCTTCCCGCTGGGAGGTTTCACTCCGCTACAGTCGTCGAAGCTGAACGCAGCCGCAGCGTCACTCGAGGCCACGCCGATGCAGGTTGCGCTCGCCTGGCTTCTTCAGCGCTCACCCAACATCCTGCTGATTCCGGGCACATCTTCAGTCGAACATCTTCGCGAGAATCTCAAAGCTGCAACGCTGCAGATTCCTCCGAAAGTGATCGCCGATCTAGACTTAATTGGCGGAGGGCGTGGGCAGTAATAACTAAAGGAGGAGGTCCCCAGCAGCCATTTTCATCCTGAGCTTGTCGAAGGATCCTGACCAGCGGGCGAGTTCGATTCGATTTAGCGTGAGTTGCAATTACTTCGCGCGCGGATGCGTCGCGTCGTACACGCGGGTGATGTGGTTTGACGTTAGCTGCGTGTAGCGCTGCGTCGTTGAGAGTCTTTCGTGGCCTAGCAGCTCCTGAATAGCGCGCAGATCGGCGCCTTCTTCGAGCATGTGAGTGCCAAAAGCGTGCCTTAACGTGTGCGGATGCACGTCTGGCGACAGCCCTCGCGCGACCGCTATAGCCTTTACGATGCGTCCGACGCTGCGTGTTGTGAGCGATCCGGCGCGCAAATTGATCAAGAGTGCGGCGCTTGAACGCCGTTTAGCGTCCATCAAGCGCTGTCTTTCAGGCAGATACTCGCGGATTGCCGCCGCCGCAGCGTCTCCCAGAGGCACTAGACGTTCTTTTTTTCCCTTACCGCGGACGCGAATCACTTCGTTGGACCACCCAATATCGTCCAATTGGATCCCTACGAGCTCAGAATTGCGCAATCCGCAGCCGTATAGCAGCTCGAAGATGACGCGGTCGCGCGCCGGAAACGCTGCATTCTCCGGCAAATTTGTGTCCAATAAGCCGTT
It encodes the following:
- a CDS encoding TetR/AcrR family transcriptional regulator encodes the protein MDAILEATIQVLLQVGKERLTTTKVALRAGVSVGTLYQYFPNKSALLQATLKRHLGEVTEAVELVCTEQKGGTLRQMATALVTAFLNTKMKDGKTSVALYSVSSDVDGAKILKEMQLRCDKAIVRMLATASDTLTTDRQLVATMIQGAMAGVSRRLLESGTPEKQLEPMRQELIVAMCAYLDACSARASGRARTGSR
- a CDS encoding aldo/keto reductase family oxidoreductase, coding for MTNQIDLVGSFKLPGTSMNLNRMGYGAMQLAGPQVWGPPRDVDAAIAVLREAVASGVNHIDTSDYYGPHVTNQIIKQALHPYPDDLVIVTKVGARRAEDKSWPHALSRQELIAAVHDNLKNLGLETLDVVNLRVGGFMEPIEGSIEGPLTVLAELKRQGLIRQLGLSNVSRKQLAEAQRITEIVCIQNSYNLAHRNDDSFIDDLAQQGIAYVPFFPLGGFTPLQSSKLNAAAASLEATPMQVALAWLLQRSPNILLIPGTSSVEHLRENLKAATLQIPPKVIADLDLIGGGRGQ
- a CDS encoding tyrosine recombinase XerC; translation: MRSLTSLKAELPAVEDARSSLQKRSRVLQSRPEKALSGPTMSAKVPQKAAKSAAERRLEEFLAALRTQRNASEHTVNAYKKDLRKFIIYAGKGLDWRRVDHLTIRGFLSEVLGNGLSKASTARALASLRSFYRWMGREGLVGQNPAALVSTPKLPKKLPRVPTMEEVNGLLDTNLPENAAFPARDRVIFELLYGCGLRNSELVGIQLDDIGWSNEVIRVRGKGKKERLVPLGDAAAAAIREYLPERQRLMDAKRRSSAALLINLRAGSLTTRSVGRIVKAIAVARGLSPDVHPHTLRHAFGTHMLEEGADLRAIQELLGHERLSTTQRYTQLTSNHITRVYDATHPRAK